Proteins encoded within one genomic window of Stigmatopora argus isolate UIUO_Sarg chromosome 21, RoL_Sarg_1.0, whole genome shotgun sequence:
- the LOC144066861 gene encoding adenylyl cyclase-associated protein 1-like isoform X2: MLKSDEHYKREGVNTQALCMAELANLVQRLELAVGRLEAMSGPNDRAPAAGAVAAYVDAFDEMVSGPLAEYYNISKKIGGDVLKHADMMKEAFAKQRQILLMASGAQKPSDAVLGAILKPISDIIQDVQEWREKKRTSPQFNHLSAISESVPALGWVALSPKPGPYVKEMRDAAVFYTNRVLKEYKDKDKTHVDWVHAYLSIWTTLMDYIKEHHTTGLSWSKTGPVAVAVASAAAAAVPPKAPGGCPPPPPPGPPPPPAEFSGSTVHGDSDALSRNALFEDINKGANVTRGLRHVQDNEKTHKNPNLRAQSAPLRSGPKPFSCPSPRAGTSAAPPRVAAAPVLELEGKKWKVENQEGAQNLVISDTELKQVVYAFKCNSSTLQVKGKLNSITIDNCKKMGLVFDDVVGIVDIINCKDVKVQVIGRVPTISINKTDGCHVYLSKDSLECEVVSAKSSEMNVLVPNKDGEFTEHPIPEQFKTVWNGAKLVTTTSEIAG, encoded by the exons ATGCTGAAATCGGACGAACACTACAAAAGGGAAGGAGTCAACACCCAGGCATTAT GTATGGCAGAGCTGGCGAATCTGGTGCAGCGACTGGAGTTGGCCGTGGGCCGTCTGGAGGCCATGTCGGGACCCAACGATCGAGCGCCCGCCGCCGGAG CCGTGGCGGCGTACGTGGACGCCTTTGACGAGATGGTCAGCGGGCCTTTGGCGGAATATTACAACATCAGCAAGAAGATCGGGGGCGATGTCCTCAAGCAC GCGGACATGATGAAGGAAGCCTTCGCCAAACAGAGGCAAATCCTTCTCATGGCCTCTGGTGCACAGAAGCCTTCTGAT GCGGTCCTGGGGGCCATCCTGAAGCCCATTTCGGACATCATCCAGGATGTGCAGGAATGGCGCGAGAAGAAGCGCACATCCCCGCAATTTAACCACCTGTCCGCCATCAGCGAGAGCGTGCCCGCGCTGGGATGGGTTGCCTTA AGCCCCAAACCTGGCCCGTACGTCAAAGAGATGCGGGACGCCGCCGTCTTCTACACCAACCGCGTACTCAAGGAGTACAAGGACAA GGACAAGACGCACGTGGATTGGGTGCACGCCTATTTGTCCATCTGGACCACCTTGATGGATTACATCAAGGAGCACCACACCACCGGTTTGTCCTGGAGCAAGACG GGtccggtggcggtggcggtggcttCGGCGGCGGCCGCGGCAGTTCCTCCCAAGGCTCCCGGCGGGTGCCCTCCCCCGCCCCCTCCCggcccgccgccgcctcccgcGGAGTTTAGCGGCTCCACGGTGCACGGCGACAGCGACGCCCTCAGCCGGAACGCTTTGTTCGAGGACATCAACAAGGGCGCCAACGTCACCAGGG gTCTGAGGCACGTTCAGGACAACGAAAAGACCCACAAGAACCCCAACCTGCGAGCCCAGAGCGCTCCGTTGCGCAGCGGGCCCAAACCTTTCAGCTGCCCTTCCCCGCGCGCCGGCACCTCGGCCGCCCCGCCTCGCGTCGCGGCCGCCCCCGTTTTGGAGCTGGAGGGCAAGAAGTGGAAAGTG GAGAACCAGGAGGGCGCGCAGAACCTGGTGATCAGCGACACGGAGCTCAAGCAGGTGGTGTACGCCTTCAAGTGCAACAGCAGCACTCTCCAGGTCAAAGGCAAACTCAACTCCATCACCATCG ACAACTGTAAGAAAATGGGCCTGGTATTTGACGACGTCGTCGGTATCGTCGACATCATCAACTGCAAGGACGTCAAAGTCCAG GTGATCGGTCGAGTCCCCACCATCTCCATCAACAAGACGGACGGTTGCCACGTCTACCTGAGCAAAGACTCTCTGGAATGTGAGGTCGTCAGCGCCAAGAGCTCCGAGATGAACGTCCTGGTGCCCAACAAGGACGGCGAATTT
- the ncdn gene encoding neurochondrin, whose translation MMADCKAIDASDRLTPVVEPPDGEVEGGPDAGTGLTDAKKQVLEKCLHALTHAKNDSQTLGALLLITRLCPACQLDKPTLRRIFEAVGLNLPARLLVTAAKGSGDTAVPPHELVSLGTALLSALSTDPDMASKPQLLVTVPLLLDILAREPIRPQTVAGNGESEQNGETTCDEAVVADCYQVLTAICAQTKGPEHLLNRGAVPVLCQVLEQNQTLSQKMGLPLLICLLSGKTKDKAWRKHSDVLLTLLVKLSKDFLESKDQNRLRFCSQLVNILPPGGVEVEKEVLRGAVTRTWEALRPVVQAKLTPKQIGPVLVLGACLLDLCGWELAGPPKFCCLLVNRACVEVRMGLEEPPGTDLSQDLKDTLTGCYRIMEAAIEQACSPPLLPNQNAVSALTLQQSRQVLNVLEEAFSALVYHLQQVDPSRYGDPFLFATFRCLCSWLAEETSCLKEEVTSLLPMLIDYSRSHFLVEKSDAGLGGWMDKMSVQDCEMWTGNEAFRYLLPALCHLSAEEGPRKVLLTLDTPALLLRYLSQGFTTVKGKSGVSSAKDPSLETACSVLLNFAVTEPERVGKDQCFRTLENHLSEALPVLVHKPKLLVLAANYCTLGLMIRRLKTTQTGSDESAPRRFLSTALRFLHSALEPADNPGPLKLSPAWEENWDEAAELWRLSLQALAGCFRSQPWSAELAREEGWLRNTLGTLAGCSALPDRHTQEALEEALCALAGQSRPAKQEIGDVMKRQEKGALSNMKNLKKVVELK comes from the exons ATGATGGCTGACTGTAAAGCAATCGATGCGAGCGATCGGCTCACCCCAGTGGTGGAGCCACCAGATGGAGAAGTTGAAGGAGGTCCAGATGCAGGAACTGGTTTGACGGATGCTAAGAAACAAGTGTTGGAGAAATGCCTCCACGCTCTCACCCATGCTAAGAATGATAGCCAAACTTTGGGTGCCCTTCTTTTG ATCACTCGTTTGTGCCCAGCTTGCCAACTGGACAAGCCAACTTTGCGTCGCATCTTTGAAGCGGTGGGTCTCAACCTTCCAGCGCGCTTGTTGGTGACAGCGGCCAAGGGAAGCGGGGATACCGCTGTGCCCCCCCACGAGCTCGTTTCCTTGGGTACGGCTCTCCTGTCTGCCCTGAGCACCGATCCGGACATGGCTTCGAAGCCTCAGCTACTAGTCACGGTTCCGCTACTCCTGGATATTTTAGCTCGTGAACCCATACGCCCTCAAACAGTGGCTGGAAATGGAGAAAGTGAGCAAAATGGAGAAACTACGTGCGACGAGGCCGTGGTGGCTGACTGCTACCAGGTTCTGACGGCCATCTGCGCCCAAACTAAAGGTCCCGAGCACCTTCTAAACCGAGGCGCCGTTCCAGTTCTCTGCCAGGTGTTGGAACAGAACCAAACCTTGAGCCAGAAGATGGGACTTCCCTTGCTAATTTGCCTCCTTTCGGGGAAAACCAAAGACAAAGCGTGGCGCAAGCACTCGGACGTTTTGCTAACTTTGCTAGTAAAGTTATCCAAAGATTTCTTGGAGTCCAAGGACCAAAACAGGCTGCGGTTCTGCTCGCAGTTGGTCAACATTTTGCCTCCAGGGGGAGTGGAGGTCGAAAAGGAGGTTTTGAGGGGAGCCGTGACCCGTACGTGGGAGGCGCTTCGACCCGTGGTGCAAGCTAAGCTAACTCCGAAACAAATTGGTCCAGTATTGGTCCTCGGCGCTTGTTTGCTCGATTTATGCGGGTGGGAGCTAGCCGGACCGCCCAAGTTCTGCTGTTTACTAGTGAACCGGGCTTGCGTGGAGGTCCGAATGGGTTTAGAAGAACCGCCTGGGACTGATTTGAGCCAAGATTTAAAAGACACACTCACCGGTTGTTACCGGATCATGGAAGCGGCCATCGAGCAAGCCTGCAGCCCGCCGCTTCTGCCCAATCAGAACGCAGTTTCAGCCTTAACGCTGCAGCAGAGTAGGCAGGTTCTGAACGTGCTGGAGGAGGCTTTTTCGGCGCTCGTGTACCACCTGCAACAG GTGGACCCGAGTCGTTACGGTGACCCGTTTCTCTTCGCCACCTTCCGCTGTTTGTGCTCCTGGCTAGCCGAGGAGACTTCTTGTCTTAAGGAGGAAGTGACCTCGCTTTTGCCCATGCTCATCGACTACTCGCGCAGTCACTTCCTGGTTGAGAAATCTGACGCGGGGCTCGGCGGTTGGATGGACAAAATGTCGGTCCAAGATTGCGAAATGTGGACGGGGAATGAGGCGTTCAG gtaTCTCCTGCCCGCTTTATGTCACCTGTCAGCTGAAGAAGGTCCAAGAAAGGTTCTTCTCACGCTGGATACCCCTGCCTTGCTATTGCGATACCTGTCGCAGGGGTTTACGACTGTGAAGGGGAAAAGCGGGGTGTCCTCTGCGAAAGACCCCAGCCTGGAGACGGCCTGCTCAGTTCTCCTCAACTTTGCAGTCACGGAGCCTGAAAGAGTCGG GAAAGATCAATGCTTCCGAACATTGGAGAATCATCTAAGTGAAGCCCTTCCAGTTTTGGTGCACAAACCAAAGCTGCTCGTCCTCGCGGCCAATTACTGCACACTGGGTTTGATGATTAGAAGACTCAAAACCACTCAGACGG GTTCGGATGAATCCGCTCCTCGCCGCTTCCTGTCCACCGCCCTCCGCTTCCTCCACAGCGCTCTGGAACCCGCGGATAACCCGGGTCCGCTCAAGTTGAGCCCCGCCTGGGAAGAAAACTGGGACGAAGCGGCCGAGCTCTGGAGGTTGTCGCTGCAAGCTCTGGCCGGCTGCTTCCGTTCTCAACCGTGGAGCGCCGAGCTAGCCAGAGAAGAAGGTTGGTTGCGAAACACGTTGGGCACGCTAGCTGGATGCAGCGCCCTACCAGATCGACACACGCAGGAGGCGCTAGAGGAAGCACTGTGCGCGCTGGCCGGTCAAAGTCGTCCTGCAAAACAGGAAATTGGAGACGTCATGAAGAGGCAAGAAAAAGGTGCTTTAAGTAATATGAAGAATTTAAAGAAAGTCGTTGAGTTAAAATGA
- the kiaa0319l gene encoding dyslexia-associated protein KIAA0319-like protein gives MSPSYQHLLTWSLPHLLLLPLTHLLLLAPTTGESAEMCRVTGGVLGLHWTNVVGLGWFPLADGRGGPTCWETCCLRPSCHAVWSHGGRCVLLTCSLPGGCPIMYVPQPDQDFLGLLQILSKGSGTKRGRSARQAEQEEQKQQQPRMENSNVDLAQPALSFPNPSGLPQLAQKNLTLKNDKSDTSQHNSSIPNATASNHSDDTTPTATTVSSAPPTQSVRELVVSAGESVEVTLPSNSVELNAFVVPPPPPDTKYAFDWRLITHPKDYSGEMEGKHSTTLKLSKLTVGLYEFEVTVDGGGAHGEGYVNVTVKPEPRVNKLPAAVVSPKFQEISLPTSSTVIDGSQSTDDDKVVSWHWEEVKGPLREEKVSANTAVLTLTNLVPGNYTFNLTVTDSDGAQDSTQATLSVNKAKDYKPVANGGPNQVITLPRNSITLYGNQSTDDHDSLAYEWSLSPESKDKVVEMQGVRTQILQLSAMQEGDYTFQLTVTDSSGQQDTSHVTVIVQPENNKAPKADAGPEKELTLPVDRTMLDGSKSSDDQKIVEYHWKQTKGPEGVKMENSDSAVATVTGLQVGTYEFTLTVTDERKLQSSDAVTVIVREELDQPPVAHVLSSPPVTLPARTATLDGSRSTDDKGGVAYLWTRDDSSPAAGDVLNNSDHQAVLFLGNLVQGKYSFTLAVTDSKGQISTDSGALEVKADPWERDQVELILEVPVNQVSHRQRDMLLRQVGVLLGVLDGDIVVREIGAFNEHSTRLVFLVSGGPGRPPLSGQSVALGLRNKLRKQKNDFLIYKARRVDTVVCQLNCSSHGECDSFTRRCVCQPFWMENFIRAQLGDAESNCEWSVLYVTIASFMIVVAVATVVWGCVCCCDRRKSKARRTKSRYKMLEADEQDALELQPARAGRMKPVPAPTSSALMRSDSDLDSDEGRVGFPWTEQERGHLLGPQNGTLRNGQGPVRAKKHREELL, from the exons atgtctccTTCATACCAACACCTCCTCACTTGGAGTTTACCACACCTCCTTTTGCTACCGTTGACGCACCTCCTGCTTTTGGCTCCTACCACAG GTGAATCGGCTGAGATGTGCCGCGTCACCGGTGGGGTTTTGGGGCTCCACTGGACCAACGTGGTGGGCCTGGGTTGGTTCCCCCTGGCGGACGGGCGAGGGGGTCCCACGTGCTGGGAGACTTGCTGCCTGAGGCCCAGTTGCCACGCCGTGTGGAGCCACGGCGGGCGATGCGTGCTTCTGACATGCTCACTCCCAGGTGGATGCCCCATTATGTATGTGCCACAACCGGATCAAGATTTTCTGGGACTTCTTCAGATTCTAAGCAAG ggtTCCGGCACAAAAAGAGGGAGGAGCGCCCGTCAAGCAGAACAGGAGGAGCAAAAACAGCAACAGCCTCGCATG GAGAACTCCAACGTTGATCTAGCTCAGCCAGCTCTATCTTTCCCCAACCCGAGTGGTCTTCCACAATTAGCCCAAAAGAACCTGactcttaaaaatgacaaaagcgaCACCTCTCAACACAACTCCAGCATTCCCAACGCCACTGCATCCAATCACAGCGATGACACCACTCCCACGGCAACCACCGTCAGCAGCGCACCTCCGACGCAGTCCG TGAGGGAGCTGGTGGTGTCGGCGGGCGAGAGCGTGGAAGTCACGTTGCCGAGCAACTCGGTGGAGCTCAACGCCTTTGTGGTgccgccgcctcctccag ATACAAAATACGCATTTGACTGGAGGCTAATAACGCACCCCAAAGATTATAGCGGGGAGATGGAAGGGAAGCACAGCACGACCCTCAAGCTCAGCAAG ctaACTGTTGGTTTGTACGAGTTTGAGGTGACGGTGGATGGGGGCGGAGCCCACGGGGAAGGTTACGTCAACGTAACAGTCAAACCAG AACCGCGAGTCAACAAGCTTCCCGCTGCCGTGGTTTCACCAAAGTTCCAGGAGATCTCCTTGCCGACCAGCTCAACGGTGATCGACGGCAGTC agAGCACCGATGATGACAAGGTAGTTTCGTGGCACTGGGAAGAAGTCAAAGGTCCCCTGAGGGAGGAGAAGGTGTCCGCCAACACGGCCGTCCTCACGCTCACCAACCTGGTTCCGGGGAACTACACCTTCAA TTTAACTGTGACCGACTCGGACGGCGCCCAAGACTCAACACAAGCCACCCTGTCTGTCAACAAAGCCAAGGATTACAAGCCCGTGGCCAACGGCGGACCCAACCAG GTCATCACCTTGCCACGGAACTCCATCACTTTGTACGGCAACCAGAGCACGGACGACCACGACTCGCTCGCCTATGAATGGTCGCTCAGCCCCGAGAGCAAAGATAAAGTGGTGGAGATGCAA GGTGTGCGCACACAAATCCTGCAACTGTCAGCCATGCAAGAGGGCGACTACACCTTCCAGCTCACTGTCACCGACTCTTCCGGACAACAAGACACGTCCCACGTCACGGTTATCGTGCAgccgg AAAACAACAAAGCACCCAAAGCAGACGCTGGCCCGGAGAAAGAACTCACGTTACCGGTCGATCGAACTATGCTGGATGGAAGTAAAAGCAGCGATGACCAAAAGATAGTCGAATATCACTGGAAACAAACCAA AGGTCCGGAAGGAGTCAAAATGGAGAACTCGGACAGCGCCGTCGCCACGGTGACGGGCCTCCAGGTCGGCACCTACGAGTTCACGCTGACGGTGACCGACGAGCGGAAGCTGCAGAGTAGCGACGCCGTCACGGTGATCGTTAGAGAAG AACTGGACCAGCCACCGGTGGCGCACGTGCTCTCGAGTCCGCCCGTGACGCTGCCGGCCCGGACCGCCACCTTGGACGGTTCTCGCTCCACGGATGACAAAGGTGGTGTCGCCTACCTGTGGACCAGAGATGACAGCAGTCCTGCCGCTGGG GACGTGCTCAACAACTCAGACCACCAAGCCGTCTTATTTCTGGGAAACCTGGTGCAGGGCAAGTACAGCTTCACGCTGGCCGTCACCGACAGCAAAGGTCAAATCAGCACCGATAGCGGCGCCCTGGAGGTCAAAGCAG ACCCGTGGGAACGAGACCAGGTGGAACTGATCTTGGAGGTCCCCGTCAATCAAGTGTCCCACCGTCAACGCGACATGCTGCTGCGGCAGGTCGGCGTCTTGCTAGGCGTCCTGGATGGCGACATCGTCGTCCGGGAAATCGGTGCCTTCAACGAACACAG CACACGTTTGGTCTTCCTGGTGTCAGGCGGACCGGGGCGGCCTCCGCTGTCGGGTCAAAGTGTCGCGCTCGGCCTGCGCAACAAGTTGAGGAAACAGAAGAACGATTTCCTTATTTATAAAGCTCGGCGGGTGGACACCGTCG tgtGCCAGCTGAACTGTTCCAGTCACGGCGAGTGCGACTCATTCACAAGACGTTGCGTTTGTCAGCCATTCTGGATGGAGAATTTCATCAGGGCGCAACTCGGCGATGCTGAAAGCAACTGCG AGTGGAGCGTCCTTTACGTGACCATCGCGTCTTTTATGATTGTGGTCGCCGTGGCGACGGTTGTCTGGGGTTGTGTGTGTTGCTGTGATAG ACGTAAGAGCAAAGCACGCAGGACCAAAAGCCGGTACAAAATGCTGGAAGCAGATGAGCAAGATGCGCTGGAGCTTCAACCGGCCAGAGCAG ggcgCATGAAGCCAGTCCCCGCGCCCACCTCCTCGGCCCTCATGCGCTCCGACTCGGACCTGGACAGCGACGAGGGCCGCGTGGGCTTTCCGTGGACGGAGCAGGAGCGCGGTCACCTGCTCGGACCGCAAAACGGCACCCTGAGGAACGGCCAGGGTCCCGTTAGAGCTAAGAAACACAGGGAAGAGCTGCTATAG
- the LOC144066861 gene encoding adenylyl cyclase-associated protein 1-like isoform X3, which produces MAELANLVQRLELAVGRLEAMSGPNDRAPAAGAVAAYVDAFDEMVSGPLAEYYNISKKIGGDVLKHADMMKEAFAKQRQILLMASGAQKPSDAVLGAILKPISDIIQDVQEWREKKRTSPQFNHLSAISESVPALGWVALSPKPGPYVKEMRDAAVFYTNRVLKEYKDKDKTHVDWVHAYLSIWTTLMDYIKEHHTTGLSWSKTGPVAVAVASAAAAAVPPKAPGGCPPPPPPGPPPPPAEFSGSTVHGDSDALSRNALFEDINKGANVTRGLRHVQDNEKTHKNPNLRAQSAPLRSGPKPFSCPSPRAGTSAAPPRVAAAPVLELEGKKWKVENQEGAQNLVISDTELKQVVYAFKCNSSTLQVKGKLNSITIDNCKKMGLVFDDVVGIVDIINCKDVKVQVIGRVPTISINKTDGCHVYLSKDSLECEVVSAKSSEMNVLVPNKDGEFTEHPIPEQFKTVWNGAKLVTTTSEIAG; this is translated from the exons ATGGCAGAGCTGGCGAATCTGGTGCAGCGACTGGAGTTGGCCGTGGGCCGTCTGGAGGCCATGTCGGGACCCAACGATCGAGCGCCCGCCGCCGGAG CCGTGGCGGCGTACGTGGACGCCTTTGACGAGATGGTCAGCGGGCCTTTGGCGGAATATTACAACATCAGCAAGAAGATCGGGGGCGATGTCCTCAAGCAC GCGGACATGATGAAGGAAGCCTTCGCCAAACAGAGGCAAATCCTTCTCATGGCCTCTGGTGCACAGAAGCCTTCTGAT GCGGTCCTGGGGGCCATCCTGAAGCCCATTTCGGACATCATCCAGGATGTGCAGGAATGGCGCGAGAAGAAGCGCACATCCCCGCAATTTAACCACCTGTCCGCCATCAGCGAGAGCGTGCCCGCGCTGGGATGGGTTGCCTTA AGCCCCAAACCTGGCCCGTACGTCAAAGAGATGCGGGACGCCGCCGTCTTCTACACCAACCGCGTACTCAAGGAGTACAAGGACAA GGACAAGACGCACGTGGATTGGGTGCACGCCTATTTGTCCATCTGGACCACCTTGATGGATTACATCAAGGAGCACCACACCACCGGTTTGTCCTGGAGCAAGACG GGtccggtggcggtggcggtggcttCGGCGGCGGCCGCGGCAGTTCCTCCCAAGGCTCCCGGCGGGTGCCCTCCCCCGCCCCCTCCCggcccgccgccgcctcccgcGGAGTTTAGCGGCTCCACGGTGCACGGCGACAGCGACGCCCTCAGCCGGAACGCTTTGTTCGAGGACATCAACAAGGGCGCCAACGTCACCAGGG gTCTGAGGCACGTTCAGGACAACGAAAAGACCCACAAGAACCCCAACCTGCGAGCCCAGAGCGCTCCGTTGCGCAGCGGGCCCAAACCTTTCAGCTGCCCTTCCCCGCGCGCCGGCACCTCGGCCGCCCCGCCTCGCGTCGCGGCCGCCCCCGTTTTGGAGCTGGAGGGCAAGAAGTGGAAAGTG GAGAACCAGGAGGGCGCGCAGAACCTGGTGATCAGCGACACGGAGCTCAAGCAGGTGGTGTACGCCTTCAAGTGCAACAGCAGCACTCTCCAGGTCAAAGGCAAACTCAACTCCATCACCATCG ACAACTGTAAGAAAATGGGCCTGGTATTTGACGACGTCGTCGGTATCGTCGACATCATCAACTGCAAGGACGTCAAAGTCCAG GTGATCGGTCGAGTCCCCACCATCTCCATCAACAAGACGGACGGTTGCCACGTCTACCTGAGCAAAGACTCTCTGGAATGTGAGGTCGTCAGCGCCAAGAGCTCCGAGATGAACGTCCTGGTGCCCAACAAGGACGGCGAATTT
- the LOC144066861 gene encoding adenylyl cyclase-associated protein 1-like isoform X1, giving the protein MLKYYVTKASTMVRSIIDGKGFFPASWWCALTSNFSNRCMAELANLVQRLELAVGRLEAMSGPNDRAPAAGAVAAYVDAFDEMVSGPLAEYYNISKKIGGDVLKHADMMKEAFAKQRQILLMASGAQKPSDAVLGAILKPISDIIQDVQEWREKKRTSPQFNHLSAISESVPALGWVALSPKPGPYVKEMRDAAVFYTNRVLKEYKDKDKTHVDWVHAYLSIWTTLMDYIKEHHTTGLSWSKTGPVAVAVASAAAAAVPPKAPGGCPPPPPPGPPPPPAEFSGSTVHGDSDALSRNALFEDINKGANVTRGLRHVQDNEKTHKNPNLRAQSAPLRSGPKPFSCPSPRAGTSAAPPRVAAAPVLELEGKKWKVENQEGAQNLVISDTELKQVVYAFKCNSSTLQVKGKLNSITIDNCKKMGLVFDDVVGIVDIINCKDVKVQVIGRVPTISINKTDGCHVYLSKDSLECEVVSAKSSEMNVLVPNKDGEFTEHPIPEQFKTVWNGAKLVTTTSEIAG; this is encoded by the exons ATGCTGAAATATTATGTTACTAAAGCTTCCACGATGGTGCGAAGCATAATCGATGGGAAAG GTTTTTTCCCTGCTTCATGGTGGTGCGCTTTGACTTCAAACTTCTCCAACAGAT GTATGGCAGAGCTGGCGAATCTGGTGCAGCGACTGGAGTTGGCCGTGGGCCGTCTGGAGGCCATGTCGGGACCCAACGATCGAGCGCCCGCCGCCGGAG CCGTGGCGGCGTACGTGGACGCCTTTGACGAGATGGTCAGCGGGCCTTTGGCGGAATATTACAACATCAGCAAGAAGATCGGGGGCGATGTCCTCAAGCAC GCGGACATGATGAAGGAAGCCTTCGCCAAACAGAGGCAAATCCTTCTCATGGCCTCTGGTGCACAGAAGCCTTCTGAT GCGGTCCTGGGGGCCATCCTGAAGCCCATTTCGGACATCATCCAGGATGTGCAGGAATGGCGCGAGAAGAAGCGCACATCCCCGCAATTTAACCACCTGTCCGCCATCAGCGAGAGCGTGCCCGCGCTGGGATGGGTTGCCTTA AGCCCCAAACCTGGCCCGTACGTCAAAGAGATGCGGGACGCCGCCGTCTTCTACACCAACCGCGTACTCAAGGAGTACAAGGACAA GGACAAGACGCACGTGGATTGGGTGCACGCCTATTTGTCCATCTGGACCACCTTGATGGATTACATCAAGGAGCACCACACCACCGGTTTGTCCTGGAGCAAGACG GGtccggtggcggtggcggtggcttCGGCGGCGGCCGCGGCAGTTCCTCCCAAGGCTCCCGGCGGGTGCCCTCCCCCGCCCCCTCCCggcccgccgccgcctcccgcGGAGTTTAGCGGCTCCACGGTGCACGGCGACAGCGACGCCCTCAGCCGGAACGCTTTGTTCGAGGACATCAACAAGGGCGCCAACGTCACCAGGG gTCTGAGGCACGTTCAGGACAACGAAAAGACCCACAAGAACCCCAACCTGCGAGCCCAGAGCGCTCCGTTGCGCAGCGGGCCCAAACCTTTCAGCTGCCCTTCCCCGCGCGCCGGCACCTCGGCCGCCCCGCCTCGCGTCGCGGCCGCCCCCGTTTTGGAGCTGGAGGGCAAGAAGTGGAAAGTG GAGAACCAGGAGGGCGCGCAGAACCTGGTGATCAGCGACACGGAGCTCAAGCAGGTGGTGTACGCCTTCAAGTGCAACAGCAGCACTCTCCAGGTCAAAGGCAAACTCAACTCCATCACCATCG ACAACTGTAAGAAAATGGGCCTGGTATTTGACGACGTCGTCGGTATCGTCGACATCATCAACTGCAAGGACGTCAAAGTCCAG GTGATCGGTCGAGTCCCCACCATCTCCATCAACAAGACGGACGGTTGCCACGTCTACCTGAGCAAAGACTCTCTGGAATGTGAGGTCGTCAGCGCCAAGAGCTCCGAGATGAACGTCCTGGTGCCCAACAAGGACGGCGAATTT